The genomic region TGGATCGCGCGGGCGGCGATTTCCGGCTGGTACGGCGGGCTCGCCGGCCGGGGTTTCATCGGCAGGTTCGTCTTGATCCAGTCGAACTGCGGCGTGTTGACGCCCGGCAGTTGCACCATCGAGACCGAGACGTTGCTGCGATCGTGGATCAGCTCGGTTCGGATCGAATCGTGAAAGCCCTGGATCGCGTGCTTTGCGCCGCAATAGGCCGATTGCAGCGGGATGCCGCGATAGGCGAGCGCCGAGCCGACGAGCACTACCGAGCCCCGGTCGCGCGGCACCATCCGCTTCAGCGCGGCATAGGTGCCGTTTACTTGCCCGAGATAGGTGACTCGCGTGACGCGCTCGTAATCGGTGAGCGACATGTCGAGGAAGCGCGCGAGCACGCCGGCGAAGGCGGCGTTGATCCAGATGTCGATCGGGCCGAACCGCTCCTCGAGCTTCGCGGCAGCGTTCTCGACGGCGTCGGCATCGACGACGTCGAGCGGCAGGACCAGCGCCTCGCCGCCGGCCTCTTCCACTTCGCGCGCTGCGGCTTCGAGCCCGTCGCGCCCGCGGGCGATAAGGCCGATGCGCGCCTTGTCCTTCGCGAATTCGCGCACGACCGCGCGCCCGACGCCGGCCGAGGCGCCGGTGATCATCACGACGGGGGGATGGCTGCTGCGCATGGTGCCTCCGCTTGTTGCTTGCCCTGTCAAAGCGCACCGCGACGCGAGAGTTCCTTGATGCGATCGGCAGTGCGGCACGCGAGCGCCTGAATGGTCAGCGACGGATTGGCGCCGCCCACGGTGGGAAAGACCGATCCGTCGCAGATCCAGAGGTTGGGAACGTCCCAGCTGCGGCAATCGGCATCGACGACGCTGGTTTCGGGGTCGAAGCCCATCCGCGCGGTGCCGTTCAGATGGCAGGTATCGTCGGTCTCGCGCCAGCGCTCGCGCGCGCCGGTCGCTTCGAGGCTTGCCTCCATGAAATCGAGCGCATGCGCGACCATGCGGCGCTCGTTGTCGCCTATCGCGAAGGTGACCCGCGGGATCGGCAGCCCATATTGATCGGTCTCGTCGGCCAGGGTGACGCGATTGTGCGCATAGGGAAGCACTTCGCCGACCATCTTGAGCCCGACCGAATGGTTGCTGCGCGCCATCTCGTCGATCAGCGCCCGACCCCATAGGCCGCGTCCGCCCGAAAGCGACCGCGCCCAGCTGATCGGCAGCGGACCCTGGCTCATATAGGCCCAGCCGCCGTGATAGTCCTTGCCGGCGTCCGCATAGTTCCAATGCTCGTTGATCGCGAGGCTGGGCGGCCCTTTGTACGAGCGGATCTCCTCGTCGACCTGGCCCCAAACCGCCTGGTTGAGCTGGACCATAAGATTGCGGCCGACGAGCCCCGACCGGTTGGCGAGGCCGTCGGGAAAGCGGCTGCACGCCGAATTGAGCAGCAGCCGCGGCGTTTCGATCGCATAGCCGGCGACGACGACGTTCTTCGCCCGCTGGAACCGCCATTCGCCTTCGCGGTGATAGTGAACGCCCGTGGCGCGGCCGTTCGGCCCCATCTCGATCCGGCCGACCATCGCCAGGTCGCGGATTTCGGCACCGGCAGCCAGTGCGCGCGGCAGCCAGGTGACGAGCACCGATTGCTTGGCGTTGGTCGAGCAGCCGATCACGCACATGCCGCGATAGACGCAGGGGTGCGCCTTGCCGTGCGGCGCGGAAAGCGTGGCGATCGGCGTCTCCGCCCAATCGGTGCCGAGCGCCTCGGCGCCGCGCGCCAGATGCTCGGCGGCGGCATTGAGCGGATGCGCGCGATAGGGATAGCGCGGCCGCTTGGGCCCCCAGGGATAACGGACCGGGCCGGCGATCTTCAGCGCCTCCTCGACCTCGGCGTAATAGCGCCACATCTCGCGCCAATCGATCGGCCAGTCGACGCCATAGCCCAGTTTCGTCCGGCTCTTGAACCATTCGGGACGGAAGCGCAGCGACACCATCGCAAAATGAACGGTCGATCCGCCGACGGATTTTCCCGAATTGTTCGAGCCGAGCTTGAGCGGATCTGGGCCGTCGACGATGCGGTCGTCGGTCCAGTAGAGCTTTGCCTGATGCCGCTCGTCGGAAGCGAAATCCTCGAGCGGGCGCCAATAGGCCCCGGCATCGAAGGCAACGACCGAAAAGCCGGCTTCGGCGAGCTTGCAGGCAAGCGTGCCGCCGCCCGCGCCAGTGCCGACGATCGCGAAGTCGACTTCATCCTGCTCGCGATGCTCGCGCATCGGCACCCAGCCGCCCGGTTCGAAGACGTCGGGCGCACGGCCGTTGGCGGCGCGGGGCGTGGTCAGCGCGTCAGCGCGCATGCCGGTTCCGAAAGGGGGCAGGGAGGAGGCGCCCATCGTCGCGCTCGGCGGCTTCCCAGGGATCGCGGCGATCGGCGGCGAGGCGGACATAGCCGCGCGGGCTGGCGGGACCGCCGAAGCCCATCGCGCTCCAGGCCGAGGGGTGGGCAAAATAGGCCGCGACGAGATCCGGCAGCAGCCGCCACGACCAGAAGAGACGGGGCGGGAGCTGCTGCCATTCGCAAGCGCGCACCGTGCCGTTCTCGATTGCGGCGAGCAGCGTGTCGGCCGCCTCGGGGGGCAGCGCCGCGAAGCCCCGCCCGTGGACCAGCCTGGCCTCCGCCTCGATCGCGTCGAGCCCGCGC from Sphingosinithalassobacter sp. CS137 harbors:
- a CDS encoding SDR family oxidoreductase; this encodes MRSSHPPVVMITGASAGVGRAVVREFAKDKARIGLIARGRDGLEAAAREVEEAGGEALVLPLDVVDADAVENAAAKLEERFGPIDIWINAAFAGVLARFLDMSLTDYERVTRVTYLGQVNGTYAALKRMVPRDRGSVVLVGSALAYRGIPLQSAYCGAKHAIQGFHDSIRTELIHDRSNVSVSMVQLPGVNTPQFDWIKTNLPMKPRPASPPYQPEIAARAIHFAAHHKRKNIKLGWPTWQAILGDQIASPLLDRYLARTGVSGQQSDEPVAPDRRNNLYAPVPGDHGAHGRFDASARTRSSQLWLTTHRGTVALGALAAIGAGLAAGLFARSRAEG
- a CDS encoding GMC family oxidoreductase, yielding MRADALTTPRAANGRAPDVFEPGGWVPMREHREQDEVDFAIVGTGAGGGTLACKLAEAGFSVVAFDAGAYWRPLEDFASDERHQAKLYWTDDRIVDGPDPLKLGSNNSGKSVGGSTVHFAMVSLRFRPEWFKSRTKLGYGVDWPIDWREMWRYYAEVEEALKIAGPVRYPWGPKRPRYPYRAHPLNAAAEHLARGAEALGTDWAETPIATLSAPHGKAHPCVYRGMCVIGCSTNAKQSVLVTWLPRALAAGAEIRDLAMVGRIEMGPNGRATGVHYHREGEWRFQRAKNVVVAGYAIETPRLLLNSACSRFPDGLANRSGLVGRNLMVQLNQAVWGQVDEEIRSYKGPPSLAINEHWNYADAGKDYHGGWAYMSQGPLPISWARSLSGGRGLWGRALIDEMARSNHSVGLKMVGEVLPYAHNRVTLADETDQYGLPIPRVTFAIGDNERRMVAHALDFMEASLEATGARERWRETDDTCHLNGTARMGFDPETSVVDADCRSWDVPNLWICDGSVFPTVGGANPSLTIQALACRTADRIKELSRRGAL
- a CDS encoding gluconate 2-dehydrogenase subunit 3 family protein — encoded protein: MADRFPDYDVLTQRDTPSWNAATREVIDARLRLGEATGLLTAVQIATLRALAERIVPQPEQRAPVNTVALLLASLTDATAGEGYRPAGLPPAREAWARGLDAIEAEARLVHGRGFAALPPEAADTLLAAIENGTVRACEWQQLPPRLFWSWRLLPDLVAAYFAHPSAWSAMGFGGPASPRGYVRLAADRRDPWEAAERDDGRLLPAPFRNRHAR